From a region of the Kwoniella mangroviensis CBS 8507 chromosome 1 map unlocalized Ctg01, whole genome shotgun sequence genome:
- a CDS encoding eukaryotic translation initiation factor 3 subunit E, protein MAEYDLTQKLIPHLDRHLAIPLLNHLSDIAIFPAEQLAKAQYDLVKGTNMVDYVEQLHEQAKTGESRDFAKLREEATAKYQELQEKAQPVMKVIEDPDAVAKLRSVADRQIDIDQINALYHFGQYQYTLGAYAPAANFLYHFLIFSPSLDLNISAHWGKLSSNILSGEWEAALVEIKDLRDAIDNPHGTSMAKPLAQLQARTWLLHWSLFVFFNLGEGQGCQGLLDMFLSPAYLNTIQTSCPHLLRYLVAAAIISRRAPKPAGTRGNRDHVKELTKIVQMEEYQYSDPVTGFLKDLFVDFDLNQAQKRLTVAESVVRSDFFLSGFADEFVENARWLISEVFCRIHRRIDIGELSKTLNLTNEEGEKWIVNLIRDSRMGVEAKIDLKENMLHITRPHATPTATLIETTRGLAFRSQAIQFAMQSSAGDSRGERGERGDRGGRGGRGGRTRGGAPAREETAA, encoded by the exons ATGGCCGAATACGACCTCACACAA AAACTCATCCCTCACCTCGACCGACATCTTGCCATCCCCCTCCTCAATCACCTTTCAGATATCGCCATCTTCCCTGCTGAGCAATTAGCTAAAGCTCA GTATGACCTCGTCAAAGGGACCAATATGGTCGACTACGTTGAACAGTTACATGAGCAAGCTAAGACAGGAGAATCAAGGGACTTCGCCAAACTGAGAGAAGAAGCCACAGCCAAATACCAGGAATTGCAGGAGAAGGCCCAACcagtgatgaaggtgatagaGGATCCGGATGCTGTTGCCAAGTTGAGAAGTG TTGCTGACAGAcagattgatatcgatcaaatcaacGCATTGTACCACTTTGGTCAATATCAATACACACTCGGTGCTTATGCTCCTGCTGCCAACTTCCTTTACCACTTTTTGATattctctccttcccttgATCTCAACATTTCCGCTCACTGGGGTAAATTATCGTCCAATATCTTGTCAGGAGAATGGGAGGCTGCTTTGGTGGAGATAAAAGATTTACGAGATGCTATCGACAACCCTCACGGAACATCAATGGCCAAACCTTTGGCTCAGCTACAAGCTAGAACATGGTTACTCCACTGGTCACtgttcgtcttcttcaacctaGGCGAAGGTCAAGGTTGTCAAGGATTACTCGACATGTTCCTCTCCCCCGCCTACCTCAACACGATACAGACGTCATGCCCTCACCTCCTCCGGTACCTCGTCGCCGCTGCCATCATCTCACGTCGAGCGCCCAAACCCGCTGGTACCCGAGGAAACCGAGATCATGTCAAGGAATTGACCAAAATCGTTCAGATGGAGGAATATCAATACTCTGATCCAGTTACCGGGTTCCTGAAGGATTTGTTTGTTGACTTCGACCTCAATCAAGCTCAGAAACGTTTGACAGTAGCGGAGAGTGTCGTACGATCGgatttcttcctctcggGATTCGCGGATGAATTTGTGGAGAATGCTAGATGGTTGATAAGTGAGGTTTTCTGCAGGATACATCGAAGGATAGATATCGG TGAATTGTCCAAGACACTCAATTTGACTAATGAGGAGGGTGAGAAATGGATTGTCAACTTGATTAGAGATTCACGAATGGGAGTAGAGGCCAAGATCGATCTGAAGGAG AACATGCTTCACATCACTCGACCACATGCTACGCCAACAGCTACTCTCATCGAAACCACGAGAGGGCTTGCTTTCCGATCTCAAGCCATTCAATTTGCCATGCAAAGTAGTGCAGGAGATTCTCGAGGCGAACGAGGGGAGCGAGGGGACcgtggtggtagaggtggacgaggtggaagaacTCGAGGTGGAGCACCAGCCAGGGAGGAGACTGCAGCTTAG